Proteins encoded in a region of the Sander lucioperca isolate FBNREF2018 chromosome 4, SLUC_FBN_1.2, whole genome shotgun sequence genome:
- the LOC116042787 gene encoding adhesion G protein-coupled receptor L1-like isoform X6, translating into MAVSLWFLGVCVLTLAHVAPSGQAMSRAAMPFGLLRRELACEGYPIELRCPGSDVVMVETANYGRTDDKICDADPFQMENTQCYLPDALKIMAQRCNNRTQCVVVAGVDVFPDPCPGTYKYLEIQYECVPYIFVCPGSLLSIQPASSLLEAEHQSGAWCKDPLQAGDRLYVMPWTPYRTEVLYEYASWDDYRQNRVTTTYKLPSRVDGTGFVVYDGAVFYNKERTRNLVKYDLRTRIKSGEAVVVNANYHDTSPYRWGGKSDIDLAVDENGLWVIYSTEANNGRIVVSQVNPYTLRFEGTWATSFDKRGASNAFMACGVLYAVRSVFQDDEGQAEGRVGSDMVVYAYDTSRGQELPVQIPFPNPYQYISSIDYNPRDNQLYVWNNYYVLRYPLQFTPPPPTKGPLSSLMTTVRSYTATVALTPVRPSASHPIGVINRGPFDQRPITAMVPLTPRPPLRVPLAPGSPGQVGGCEGRVARGVQWPPTLKGETVERPCPKGSLGIASYQCTQSPVGWSSRGPDLSNCTSPWVSQIAQKIKSGENAANIAGELVNLTRGRIYAGDVSMSVKLIEQLLDILDSQLQALRPANKESAARNYNKLQKRERTCRAYVQAVVQTVDNLLGPEALVSWADMSSVDQSHSASLLLDAVEKGAFLLANNLYEGRFSDRAPNVDLEVYVLNTEADIHDLTFPHSYDSDSILQISALALQQYSNNGQVKLVLSLYKNLGSFLTTQNSTLRLGLGLGQGSEARRRSLVVNSHVISASVHRGSNRVYLSEPVIFTLRHLQLDNHFGPNCSFWNGSGVSGSGRWSTQGCRLLHTNNTHTTCACNHLSSYAVLMTYQQPAFGAGVEELLVYVVSWVGISVALVCLATCLTTLCCQGAPWHTDHSTIHCNLWANLLITELLFLVGANKTQYTVVCSILAGLLHFSLLSVFCWLCLEGVELYLLQREVFEGRNSRRKYFYLCGYSIPGLVVAVSAAIDFRGYGSKSACWLRTDNYFIWSFLGPVGVVVTLNLVVLVMTLHKMHSTAALKPDSSRHDNLRAWAVGSLTLLFLQSVTWSSGLIFLCAPSLLLAYLFSSLNTAQGLLITILHCTLARKGQKDYGRCLRLSQCCVTSSSSSPDSVKGAALRSNSRYTSSQNRRATANRQSRIRRMWNDTVRRQTESSFIAADVNNTPTLNRAALGNHFLTNPVLQTHAGASPYDTMLAQGYNQPFTSTGTFRNKQKGGVSQSQESCGLDSVCLNGGYTPNTFTLHGLGTTPGSRAGVVGSTDLLREGGVGIGGDDISPALLTPHGTTDLGSSAGMRRNLSDAAALEKMIISELVQSNLRPSVAMPVPPERYGSLARPHHHERAALTHTATLTRHAQPPQEGWAATMQPNTRHNAQEGWAHTRHHTQDAETHSATHGQDQATTPRLQDGWSHSRVSGDSESRELLKDGDRSLQGTLSRRGLQDRQQARPPDVQARPYSTLSRTPGTLSRHRSTVEPSGMTDRDRERDRERDRERYRDRPLPPPPPPPPQESEPLYKALEEPLLMKQREAGIEAWRGGQDREKDETFLLKRDKMMDEWRGGTERGRDESFTSQTRDEEMDEWRAGMERGREESHLLEKRGGRMEVWRGETDQEETFITQKKDFGIDGWRGGMDREKDESLFLKDRDGWRAGIEREHEKQKDRALDVWRGGMDIDREESFLFESKDGGLDGRKRGKDRGSLRYHGEREDSESFALPLTPDLDLDPDSSPIYARDSNPSPLYPGDRRSPPLSIFPRSSPPTNIFAPRDTNSPPNNLYSRHSPQVYSRSSSPPRFYTRSSPPTLSYPDSSPEGPEEVSPTGQPQRPALELPYSLGRPPLGPRPNHLQTFYQPPPLASNGEAVYTAEPASEGDDGQMQRVTSL; encoded by the exons ATGGCTGTGTCACTGTGGTTCCTGGGAGTGTGTGTGCTCACTCTGGCTCACGTCGCCCCTTCCGGCCAAG CTATGTCCCGGGCCGCCATGCCGTTCGGGCTGCTCCGCAGGGAACTGGCGTGCGAGGGTTACCCCATAGAGCTGCGCTGCCCAGGAAGTGACGTGGTTATGGTGGAGACAGCCAACTATGGACGCACTGATGACAAGATCTGTGACGCAGACCCCTTCCAGATGGAGAACACACAGTGTTACCTCCCAGATGCACTCAAGATTATGGCCCAAAG ATGTAACAACAGGACTCAGTGTGTGGTAGTCGCAGGGGTCGACGTCTTCCCAGACCCCTGTCCTGGAACATACAAGTACCTGGAGATCCAGTATGAGTGTGTCCCTTACA TTTTCGTGTGTCCCGGCTCACTGCTCAGCATCCAGCCAGCTTCCTCTCTCCTGGAGGCAGAGCATCAGTCGGGGGCGTGGTGTAAGGACCCGCTGCAGGCTGGTGACAGGCTGTACGTCATGCCGTGGACGCCATATAGGACAGAGGTGTTGTATGAGTATGCTTCCTGGGACGACTACCGCCAGAACAGAGTAACCACTACCTATAA GTTGCCTAGCCGCGTGGACGGTACAGGCTTTGTGGTGTATGACGGTGCCGTGTTTTACAACAAGGAGCGAACACGCAACCTGGTCAAATATGACCTGCGAACTCGCATCAAGAGTGGTGAGGCAGTGGTGGTCAATGCCAACTACCACGACACCTCGCCTTACCGCTGGGGAGGGAAGTCAGACATTGATCTGGCGGTGGATGAGAACGGCCTTTGGGTGATCTACTCTACTGAAGCCAATAATGGACGCATCGTGGTTAGCCAG GTGAACCCATACACCCTGCGCTTCGAGGGTACGTGGGCCACCAGCTTTGATAAGCGTGGGGCCAGCAACGCCTTCATGGCGTGTGGTGTGCTCTACGCCGTGCGCTCCGTCTTTCAGGATGACGAGGGGCAGGCGGAGGGCCGAGTTGGCAGCGACATGGTTGTTTATGCCTACGACACCAGCCGTGGACAAGAGCTGCCCGTTCAAATACCATTCCCCAACCCTTACCAGTACATCTCCTCCATAGACTACAACCCTCGAGACAACCAGCTGTATGTGTGGAATAACTACTATGTGCTGAGATATCCACTACAGTTTACACCGCCACCGCCCACTAAAG gtcccctctcctctctgatGACGACTGTCCGCTCATACACGGCAACTGTTGCGTTGACCCCAGTGCGGCCGTCGGCCTCTCATCCTATTGGCGTCATCAACCGAGGACCCTTTGACCAGCGGCCGATCACAGCCATGGTCCCTCTGACCCCACGTCCACCTCTGCGTGTCCCTTTGGCTCCCGGGAGCCCCGGTCAGGTGGGCGGATGTGAGGGCCGGGTGGCACGAGGGGTGCAGTGGCCCCCCACCCTGAAGGGAGAGACTGTGGAGAGGCCCTGCCCAAAAGGGTCACTGG gTATAGCTTCCTATCAGTGCACGCAGTCTCCTGTGGGCTGGAGCTCCAGAGGGCCTGACCTTTCCAACTGCACCTCTCCCTGGGTCAGCCAAATTGCACAGAAG ATCAAGAGCGGAGAGAATGCTGCCAACATCGCTGGAGAGTTGGTCAACCTGACCCGTGGCCGGATCTACGCCGGTGATGTCAGCATGTCCGTCAAGCTAATTGAACAACTATTGGATATCCTGGACTCCCAGCTCCAGGCCTTGAGACCAGCCAATAAAGAGTCAGCAGCACGCAATTACAACAAG cTGCAGAAGAGGGAACGCACATGCAGAGCTTATGTTCAG GCGGTCGTCCAGACAGTTGATAACCTGTTGGGTCCTGAGGCTCTGGTGTCCTGGGCAGATATGAGCAGTGTTGACCAGTCCCACTCAGCATCGCTGCTCTTAGACGCAGTAGAGAAAGGAGCATTTTTATTGGCTAACAATCTCTATGAAGGCCGCTTCAGTGACAGGGCACCAAATGTTG ATCTGGAGGTGTATGTGCTAAATACAGAGGCAGACATACATGACCTGACGTTCCCTCACTCCTATGACAGCGACAGCATCTTGCAGATATCAGCACTGGCTCTGCAGCAGTACAGCAACAATG GCCAGGTGAAGCTGGTCCTCTCTCTCTATAAGAACCTTGGCTCCTTCCTGACCACCCAGAATTCGACTTTGCGGCTCGGATTGGGGCTGGGTCAGGGATCAGAGGCCAGGCGTAGGAGCCTAGTAGTCAATTCCCATGTCATCTCTGCCTCTGTGCACAGAGGATCGAACAGAGTGTACCTCTCCGAGCCGGTGATCTTCACTCTCAGGCACCTGCAG CTGGATAACCACTTTGGCCCCAACTGCTCTTTCTGGAACGGATCAGGGGTTTCTGGGAGTGGCAGGTGGTCTACACAGGGCTGCCGCCTGTTAcacaccaacaacacacacactacctgCGCCTGCAACCACCTGTCCAGCTATGCCGTCCTCATGACCTATCAGCAACCTGCG TTTGGGGCCGGCGTAGAAGAGCTTCTCGTCTATGTGGTTTCCTGGGTTGGCATCTCAGTAGCACTTGTGTGTTTGGCCACCTGCCTCACCACCCTGTGCTGCCAGGGGGCGCCCTGGCACACCGACCACAGCACCATCCACTGCAACCTGTGGGCCAACCTGCTCATCACAGAACTGCTCTTTCTTGTTGGTGCCAACAAGACGCAATACACA GTTGTGTGCTCCATCCTTGCTGGCCTGCTGCACTTCTCGCTGCTCTCGGTGTTTTGCTGGTTGTGTCTGGAGGGGGTGGAACTGTACTTGCTGCAGCGGGAGGTATTCGAGGGACGTAACTCCAGGAGGAAGTATTTTTACCTGTGTGGCTACTCTATTCCTGGGCTGGTGGTGGCCGTGTCCGCAGCCATAGACTTCAGAGGCTACGGCTCAAAATCTGC atgctGGCTGCGAACAGACAATTACTTTATCTGGAGTTTCCTTGGACCTGTTGGTGTCGTTGTTACG TTGAACCTGGTTGTCCTGGTGATGACCTTACATAAGATGCACAGCACTGCTGCTTTGAAGCCAGACTCCAGTCGCCATGACAACCTGAG GGCGTGGGCGGTGGGCTCCCTGACACTGCTCTTCCTGCAGAGTGTCACCTGGTCCTCAGGCCTCATCTTCCTGTGTGCTCCGTCTCTCCTCCTGGCTTACCTCTTCTCCTCCCTTAACACCGCCCAGGGCCTCCTCATCACCATACTGCACTGCACCCTTGCCAGGAAG GGTCAGAAAGACTATGGCCGATGCCTGCGCCTTTCGCAGTGCTGTGTCACTTCTTCTTCCAGCTCTCCGGACTCGGTGAAGGGTGCTGCCCTGCGGTCCAACAGCCGCTACACGAGCAGCCAGAATCGGAGAGCTACTGCTAACAGACAG AGTCGTATCAGGAGGATGTGGAACGACACTGTTCGCAGACAGACTGAATCGTCCTTCATCGCTGCAGACGTCAACAACACACCTACTCTTAACAGAg CTGCTTTGGGGAACCATTTCCTTACTAATCCAGTGTTGCAGACCCATGCTGGAGCCTCTCCTTATGACACGATGCTGGCCCAGGGATACAACCAACCCTTCACCTCCACAG GAACCTTCAGAAACAAGCAGA AGGGTGGTGTGTCCCAGAGCCAGGAGTCCTGTGGGTTGGACAGTGTGTGTCTCAATGGAGGCTACACCCCCAACACCTTCACCCTGCACGGTCTGGGAACCACACCCGGGTCCCGAGCTGGAGTGGTGGGCAGCACTGACCTTCTGCGGGAGGGAGGAGTTGGGATAGGAGGTGATGACATCTCCCCAGCCCTCCTCACTCCCCACGGGACCACAGATCTGGGCAGCAGTGCTGGAATGCGTCGTAACCTGTCTGATGCAGCGGCCCTGGAAAAGATGATCATCTCAGAGCTGGTCCAGAGCAACCTGAGGCCCTCAGTTGCCATGCCTGTTCCTCCTGAGCGCTACGGTAGCCTGGCGAGGCCTCACCACCATGAAAGGGcggctctcacacacactgccaCTTTGACTCGACACGCACAGCCACCCCAAGAGGGCTGGGCTGCCACCATGCAGCCAAACACACGCCACAATGCACAAGAGGGCTGGGCGCATACACGGCACCACACACAAGACGCTGAGACACATTCCGCAACACATGGACAAGATCAAGCCACGACGCCACGTTTACAAGATGGCTGGTCACATTCACGGGTTTCTGGAGACTCTGAGTCCCGTGAGCTGCTGAAAGACGGGGACAGGTCGTTGCAAGGCACTCTGAGTCGCCGCGGACTCCAGGACAGGCAGCAAGCGCGCCCCCCTGACGTTCAGGCACGGCCCTACTCCACCCTCAGTCGCACACCTGGGACCCTGTCCCGCCACCGCAGCACAGTGGAGCCAAGTGgaatgacagacagagacagagagagggacagggagagagacagggagcgTTACCGGGACAGGCCCCTcccgcctcctcctccccctcccccacaAGAGTCTGAGCCCCTGTACAAGGCTCTGGAAGAGCCGCTGTTGATGAAACAGAGGGAGGCAGGCATAGAGGCATGGAGAGGCggccaggacagagagaaggatgaGACATTTCTCttaaaaagagacaaaatgaTGGACGAATGGAGGGGAGGAACTGAAAGAGGGAGGGACGAGTCTTTTACCTCTCAGACGAGAGACGAAGAGATGGACGAATGGAGAGCTGgaatggagagagggagggaggaatcTCATCTGCTGGAGAAGAGAGGTGGAAGGATGGAGGTGTGGCGGGGGGAAACAGACCAGGAAGAGACTTTTATAACTCAGAAGAAAGATTTCGGGATTGACGGATGGAGAGGCGggatggacagagagaaagatgaatCCTTGTTTTTAAAGGACAGAGATGGCTGGAGAGCAGGGATTGAACGGGAGCATGAGAAACAGAAGGATAGAGCGCTGGATGTGTGGAGAGGAGGGATGGATATAGACAGGGAGGAATCCTTCCTGTTCGAGAGCAAAGATGGCGGTCTCGACGGgagaaaaagagggaaagaTAGAGGGTCTCTCCGGTACCACGGCGAACGAGAGGATTCTGAAAGCTTTGCTCTGCCTTTGACCCCTGACCTAGACCTTGACCCTGACTCCTCACCTATCTACGCCCGAGATTCAAACCCCTCCCCGCTCTACCCCGGGGACCGACGCTCGCCTCCACTCAGCATCTTCCCCCGAAGCTCACCCCCGACGAATATCTTCGCTCCCCGAGACACTAACTCACCTCCAAACAATCTCTACTCCCGCCACTCCCCCCAGGTGTACAGCCGAAGCAGCTCCCCTCCTCGCTTCTACACTCGCTCCTCTCCTCCGACCCTCTCGTATCCCGACAGCAGCCCTGAAGGTCCCGAAGAGGTCAGCCCCACTGGCCAGCCCCAGCGGCCCGCCCTGGAACTGCCCTACAGCCTGGGGCGACCCCCGCTGGGCCCCCGGCCCAATCACCTGCAGACCTTTTACCAGCCGCCGCCGCTGGCATCCAATGGAGAGGCAGTGTACACAGCAGAGCCCGCCTCGGAGGGAGACGACGGACAGATGCAGCGGGTGACGAGCCTGTGA